A window of Phragmites australis chromosome 2, lpPhrAust1.1, whole genome shotgun sequence genomic DNA:
AAAAATGGTGGATCCGGGTAGGCCATGAGGACCATGGTCGTCAGGTGGAGATCGCTGATTCTCCCCCCTCACACAGTGCAGCCGACCGAAAGTTGCCACCATGAAGGTGGTCGATGAGGAGATGCCATGGATCTACCCTGGAGCCACATCGTCGTCTTCGTCATGCCGCCAGTGGGGTCTCTGGCGTTAGGGTGGATGTCGCGCTTTGATGAGCACCTCCGTCGGATACCGCCTTCTGCCCAAGAGACGTCGGCCGCCCGAGAGATGGTTATCGGGAGGGGTCGGCCAGTGGCTGCCGAGGGTCGCGTCGCCCTGGGCGTGCAACGCTGAAGCATGAGCGTCACTGCGTCGTGTTGAGAACCGCAGCCGGAGATGGGGTGGCAGCCATGAAGCCTCGCCGGAGCCGCGTTCAACAGGGCAGAGGGCGGGCCACCGAGGTGTACGGCGCCATTTGCGGGCACATTTGAGCAGCCACCGGTAGCCCTCAAGAGCAATGCATCTACATGGATGCCACCAGAGAGGTTGGTCTCCATCATGAGGATGTGACCATCGCATTCGCCAGATCTGCTGAATCTAGGCGGTGCGGTCAAGGAGTAAACCGAGAGACCGGAGAGCCGCCGCCTACCAGCTTGCGGTGACGCCGGGAGGGCTAAGGCCCACCATCTAAGGATGGCGCGACTGATGCCGGATCTAGATAAATTTGATTCAGCCTATGTTCTTGTGGGTTCGGCTTCCTCGATAACCATCTCAATTGAGGtaagtttatcaattttaatgATGCGTACCGTGTGTGATTGACCTGTTGGTGGTGTTTTTCCCTCTGTTGAAGATTGCCTGGTGGTGATCGACGAGAATGATCACCGTTTGGATGGCGCTTGTGCCTTCTATAGTTGATCATGCGTCGATCTTATGTGTTCATCCTTCATAGCGCAGTGGCCATGTGGATGATGTATGACGCTTGAATGTTTCTGGAAGAGGCCTTCATGCCTCTTTTTTCTTGGTTGTTGTGGCCGGTCAGTGGTAGAACTCGTGTTCTTCACTTTTATTTAGAGACCTTCATTCCTCTGGTTGATATGGTTTCTCCTGGCCGCTCAGGATAGAAACTATTGTATTGATAACGTATTACGGGTACAAAGGAGAACATAGAAGAGTAGAAAGAAATGAACTCTTGTATTCATTAATGAGATTGTTTATAATATATAGGTGATGAATAGATGTCTTTTCACCAACATGCACATGTTCATATGGATAACTGCTTAACGCAGTTAATCATCTAATTACAAGATAATTAagtattattatttattacaacAAAAGCCGTATCCAAAGGCTGGGGTTTTTGCAACCACTTAAAATTTGCGGGTTTAAGACTGAAATAAAAGCTCTTATAAGTGGATAAATGAAACCCCTTCAcatgcaaatgggtttttacaatttttcttttttatgtgtGAGGCAATTACAACGGCAGATTCGCTCAATctaatctctactacttaaaaaatacgtagtgGTTCTCGCACCAGGCAAGACGCCCTACCACCCCCTCCCCGAGCTCTGATACGTGGTCCCTATGCTCCCATCTCTGCATGTCGCGCTCTCTCCCCTCCCATTCCCCCTCTCTCCACCTAGCCCTCCCCTCCTGTTCCCCCTCTCCGAACCTTCTCTCCCGATCTCCACCCCCGCCTACTGTTACCGCCGCTACCACTGCATCCCCTCCCCAAGCgacaccgcctcctccccgctTGCTCCCTCCCCGATCCAATGGCATCGCGCCGAGCACCTGTGAGGCAGGGCTCCTTATCCTCCACCCCCCCATCTTGTGTTCTCTATCCCTCCCGACTCAACCTTAGCCACACACAGAGCACAACGAGTAAAACCGCCCGTCATAGAGGAAGTCTGACGCACCGCCATCCAAATTCACGCCGCCAAGCACGGATCTGCCTCCGCCGAGCAATGAGAAACCCAGGGGAGGTCGCACGATGCTCCATCGACTGAATCCCACCGTCTCCAGTCGGATTTCACGCGCCGTCGCCATTCTTCCTCCACTCCACTGCCGTTCTTCCTCCATGCACGTCAACGCACTCCCCGTTCCCATCCCAAAACTTGCATGTGTCCAGTGCCGTCACCGGATCCACCCCCTTTAGCATCCACTTGGCCCAATCCACTGCCTCCTCCACTGTCGCGTTGCTTCCTCCTCGTTGCGCCGACAGttccaccgccgcctccctaCCCTTGTGATGCCCCTTTGTGCTGTGCTGCTCCTCGTAATTGACTACCTAAGTTCAATATGTGGTTCTACTTTTGCTTTGGGTAGATCAACTTAATTCTcatatctgattttttttaaatattttgtgtCAACTAGGCAATTATATTAGTAAGACGTTATATGTTTGCAGAGAATTTAGTATGTAGTATTTTATGCctaatttgtatttttttcttgtcaAATCGAGAGCAGTtagggtattttcttttctaaCATTTATCTATATATCGATATTGAATATTTTTGGAGTGATTTGTATACTTATAACAACTGCTATTAGATGAACTACTAAAGTTTTTAAAGCTAAGTTGCTCGCTTTGGTTGCATATCTTGATGAACAAGTTTGCCTATATGCGCATGTGGTACGACCTCGACGCATTGTTTCTGAAACTTGCTGAGTTAGGTTCTATCTTTCAATGTATCTTTCTCTTCTCGCTTTTCATTTGAATCGTGTAGGACTATAACTATGGAAAACTAAGTGATACTTAGTACCGTAACATGAAATCGATAGCGACACAAGTTATCTCGTGAAATTTTCGGTTACGGTTGTAATGCAAGGGCAATTAACTAATGGAGTAAAAAACAGTGTACAACGAGCCTCCTGATAACTACACTGCTAATGTCTCGCTCCTTTCCAGAGTGCTCGGTTCGTGAAGGTATGCATAAATTATAATTTCGTTGATTTCTGTAAACTCTCGCGAATCGGTGCTTCTACTCTGCCAAAAAAGTAAGAGAACAGGCAGAAGTGCTGCTactaaaattccaaaaatctggTGTTCGCTTCGATCCCAGAATACAATGTCCGGTGAAGGTTACCCTaaagaaaaggtccggtgaagGTTCGTTTGCACGATCGATCCTGCGGAAAAGATTTTGCAGCAGCAGATGCAGATGATCCAGCCGAAGCACGACGGAATCACACGCGGACGGTGCCGCACTGGAGCGCCGACGCGCTGACACGACGCGGCAGACGTGTCCACACCAGCGGGTCATTGCCAAGGAAACGGACCCCGCCTGCCTCCCGCTCCGGTGCGCCGTGCCGCCCGTGCGCGGTGCGGCGCCGAAACATTTATTCCGCTCCGCCTCGAGGCGCGCAGCACGACACCGCTGCCCACCGAAACATCCCCCGGAGAGGCAGCagccctcctcctcatcgtctcCTGGCGCGTTAATTAATCAACTCCTAATATAATCTCCTGTGCTAACGATGACCCGCCTGCGGAGGTAAGTCACAAGGTGACTTTTCTCGTAAACAGTGATTTTGTAGACAGTAGctacataaataataatccTGTACACAATATTTTACAATCAGAAATCTCATATTTATAAACAGTACATTACTGTAGATTGCTGTTCACTTAAACTTAAAATACTGTTTTTGTACTGTTCACCTGAACTTAAAATACTGTCTATTATGATAAGTGAGAGGAACCGGTTCCCCTTCTTATACACCACCAACACCCTGTGGCCAGTACACTGAGCGGACTTAGGTGCCTCCGCTCGCTTGCTAGTCATGGCGCCTCTCGccgcgctgctgctcctgctcgccgCCTCCAATGCCGCGCTCGCCAAGGCCGTGGAGTACCACAGCCTTGCAGCCACCCCTCTCTCGCCCCAGGCGTACACTGCTTCGGCGTCCGACGCCGGCGAGGATGTCTTTGGGGGCAGCCTTGCCGCGGCGCAGGAGGGCGCCGCCGCGTCGGCGGTGCACTTTCGCGTGCTCCACCGGGACGTGTTTGCGGTGAACGCCACCGCGGCCGAGCTGTTTGCGAACCGGCTGCGGCGGGACAAGAGGAGGGCGGCGCGGATCTCGAAGGCTGCGGCCAACGGGAcgcggggcggcggcggaggagtcGCGGCGCCGGTGGTGTCCGGGCTCGCGCAGGGCAGCGGGGAGTACTTCACCAAGATCGGGGTTGGGACGCCCGCCACCCCCGCGCTCATGGTACTTGACACCGGCAGCGACATCGTGTGGCTGCAGTGCGCGCCGTGCCGCCGCTGCTACGAGCAGTCGGGGCAGGTGTTCGACCCGCGGCGCTCGAGCTCGTACGGAGCTGTCGACTGCGCCGCGCCGCTCTGCCGCGGGCTCGACTTCGGCGGCTGCGACCTGCGCCGCAGGTCGTGCCTCTACCAGGTCGCCTACGGCGACGGCTCCGTCACGGCGGGCGACTTCGCCACCGAGACCCTCACCTTCGCCGGCGGCGCCCGCGTGGCGCGCGTAGCTATCGGGTGCGGCCACGACAACGAGGGCTTGTTCGTCGCGGCGGCGGGGCTCCTGGGGCTCGGCCGCGGCAGCCTGTCGTTCCCCACCCAGATCTCCCACCGCTACGGCCGGAGCTTCTCGTACTGCCTGGTGGACCGCACCTCCGCGTCGTCCAAACCCGGCTCCCGCTCCTCCACCGTTACCTTCGGCTCCGGCGCCGTGGGCCCCTCTGCTGCCGCGACGTCCTTCACCCCGATGGTCAAGAACCCCCGCATGGAGACGTTCTACTACGTGCAGCTCATCGGCATCAGCGTGGGCGGCGCGCGCGTGCCCGGCGTCGCAGAGTCCGACCTCCGCCTGGACCCGTCCACGGGCCGCGGCGGCGTCATCGTGGACTCCGGCACCTCCGTGACCCGCCTCGCTCGCCCGGCCTACTCCGCGCTCCGCGACGCGTtccgcgccgccaccgccgggcTCCGGCTCTCCCCGGGCGGGTTCTCGCTGTTCGACACGTGCTACGACCTCGGTGGGCGCAAGGTAGTGAAGGTGCCGACCGTGTCCATGCACTTCGCGGGCGGCGCCGAGGCGGCCCTTCCCCCCGAGAACTACCTGATCCCCGTGGACTCGACGGGCACCTTCTGCTTCGCGTTCGCGGGCACCGACGGCGGCGTGTCCATCATCGGCAACATCCAGCAGCAGGGGTTCCGCGTGGTGTTCGACGGCGACGGCCAGCGCGTCGGGTTCGCACCCAAGGGGTGCTGAAGAAAAAGTTTAGCGCTTAATCAATTCATCATTAGCGTTGGGTGAGAGGGAGCCTCCTTGTTAGTCATAATCAATGGAGGTGGTCAGGCCAGTGGACTTTGGATGCTGTAAAGCACTGGGTATCGcgcagcctctctctctctctctctgacagtAGCTTTGATGTGAGAGAGGATAAGGCGGTTGGTCGATGAAGGCTGTAAAAGTGTCTGGGTTAAAAAATGAGACTGGTTCTCTGCTTTGTGTACTTTCTACCGACTGTTGTTAAAAGTGTTTGGGTCTGACGCTCTGTGCCGTGTGAGGTTAAAAATCTCGCGAAGAACCACGGGCAGGAGCAATGCGAGACAAGGAGCacgagtagagagagagagagagggtgcaCAGACGCACAGGTCGTCACTTGGAAGTTTTCTAACGGTCCAATCCAATGAGGCAAAGATATTTGTCAGTGGCACGGGCTCTCCTGTCtcgccccctccttccgtttCTCTCTCCGGCTGGGGCTTTTGGCCTGGGAAGAGGGAGTATCTGGCTCGAAACACCGGACGACATGCTGCACTCCACCCGTCCACCGTGGAGTGTGGATGCCAAAGACTGGGAGGAGAACGTTGGTGCGTTGCTTTGCCGTACCGGACGGCCGCCTCGGAGGCCGTGCCGCTGAGGCTGCGTTTGTCGCTGTCCGGCTCTCCCTGCTGCCACCCACTTTCCCTTCTTTGAGCGCTTAATTGTACTGCCGTCGTACCGCGACATCAACTGATGCGGAACAGACCACCAGGACCAGGACCAGGCTCCAGCTTCCTGTTCTGCGCGAGGAAATTTCCACCGCACCTAGGCGTCGGAGCAGTTTGGTTTCCTGTTCTGGACCAGCATATGCGTATTATGTTCACACAAAACTGGGTGCCAGGAGCAGTAGAGTTTTTAAACTTTGCAATGAAAGAAAACAAGCGTCCATCTGCCGAAGCTTATGTAATTTGGTTGCCACTTGCTCAATTTTAGCCGATGGAGAGAGAATCTAAGGGTTACATTATAGGATTTGTCAGATAGATCATTTGTCAGTTCAGCGCATGCATCAGCATGTGCCGGATGATGGTGGCGTGCTCTCCCACAACCGGCAACGAACCCCGCCCGTTTTCGCTCGCCCTGTCTGGCCTTAATCACATCAGCCTGGGCTGGGCGCAGCCCGCTCTACTTCGTGACCCGCATTTACAACACGGCGGACGTCACGCGGTGCCGCGCCAGCGCGACCGCCTAGCGTGCACTGCACCATCAGCGGCGggatcctcctcctctgcccaCCGCATCACAGATTGTTTCGCTGCTGCTTAGGGTCTGTCTGTTTTAGTTGGAGATTCTGAAAAACAGTTTATAAAAGTTGAATTGTGAAAAgtttttagattgtagattttaaaaaatttgatgaacagtttagtaaaattgactttcacaatctatcaaaagctaaaaaaaatcagcttATCAAATTTTCACAGTCCAActagcagattttaaaaaattataaacaaaaacaaactgtttgtttcaactttaAATTGTAAAAAGCTGAAAACCACGAttcaaaactgaaacaaacgtACCCTTAGCGTGTTGGTGTAGCATCATCGACTGCGACTGCAACATTGCGCGGCATTGATTCGATCGTGACGGAAGGACGGTGATCAAATCAAAGAGTAGCCTGCGCCAGAGACGTAATTAATTAATGGCGTCCCACATGCACAGCACATTACGACTAGGACGGCACATGCATTAGCCATTAGCGCGATGGATTAAGCAGAGCACTAACATGGTTTGTATCATCTGGTACGCGGCGCATGTCACGCGCGAAAGGCGTCGAAGCCAGTACGTGGCATGTGGGGTTGGGGAATTGTTATCTCGCGTGCCACGCAAGTAAGGGCAGGGCAAAGCTCTCCCTGGCGAGTGTGAACATGATACGTTTGTCGTCGGCATAATACGTTTGGGCCTGCTTTTCTCGTCGGCATCGATCATGACGAGCCGGGCTAGTAGATAAGCCGGGCGCTTTGCATCGTTGCACATGCATGAGCGACCTGTGGCGTCCTACGGTTTTTTATATGTGAAATGTAGGATTGTTACGCGGTTAAATTACCGTGTCCTGAGTGTAAGGACACGCCGACCTACGTATGTAGTGCATATGTCTGCAGAATCGCCGTATGGCCGTACGCACGCACCGCTGCGATACTGCACTGTGCTGCGAACGAATCCGGCCAGGTTTTGATTCGACGGCAGCTTACCGGCGCCGCCCCTGAATGACTCGTCCCGTCGACCGTACGTGCCATGTCGCCCTCTGTTCAACGTGACTGCCAGATGGGCCAAGCAGTAGCAAGTGCTCTTTTGTGGCCGAACAGTGCTCAATCTGGAGGGTgggtttcaaaaaaaaaaagtccaatCCGGCAACAGTTCACCGTGAGAATGGCAAAACTGTATATGCCAAGCCGAGAAAACACAGCCACAGCACCATGTCAAAATACCATGCTCCTCACCAAGGAGCAGGGCTTCGACTTTGAAGAAACGCCACAAAATTTCTGATTTCCACAAGAAACTACATGCAATTCCCTTTCGGGCCTTTCTGAACCGAATAGCACCGTTGTAACACATAAGAAACAACTTAACACCGGTAGATCTGATCACATACTTGAGTAGGATTCCCTGTCCGAAAGCTTGGTTGGGTTCACGGGTCTTGGGCAGACGAGAGACCTCAAGGTGCGTCTCTGTGAGTCAGAAAACAGAAGGGGCGGCGATAGTCAAGTGTTTGAAGGGAGTAGGGTCGCTCCCCTTGTGCCGTTGTACATGGAGGGAGCTCAAGTAGTGCACAGCTCTCATGCCGCGCCGGGCGTGCCTGCCCAAGATAGGCCGGCGGATGGACGCTTTATAAAGTTGATGCGGTGGACGTACGTAGTCACCGGGCCTTAAGGGCTCCCAACGCAACCTCCGGCTTTCTTCGCCCTCTTTCCCATCATTTGGGAGACAGGCATCCTCGCgctcctcttttcttttctttctttcggcCGGAGCTCGTTGCTTTCTTTTCCTTTACTTTTTCTGATATACACGGACATTTTGTTTGGTCTTCCACTGAGACTGAAGCACAGTGCGTACACGTACCTCACAGTCACAactgttgtttttttttcctttcctttttttttttgttgagagGAAAGCCTTCTCTTTTTATCCAGCACATAAAAAGAGGTCACTGACGACCGACCGACCGACGATCATTGGTAGCCCAACTCAGCCCAATCTGATAGCCCCGGAAAACCACTCGATTTGGCCCAAATCAGCCTTGCGAATGGATTAAATCTTTGGCTGCCACAAATGGATTATTGTTGCCTCCATATCTTCGCCCCTATCTCTCCCATTCAGGATGCAGGGTTTTCAATTCTCTGTAAAAACCCATATGGCAGTTTCAAATTTGGTGTCCACACCTTCTCTTAGAGAAAAGTTCTGTGCTGGCCTGCTGAGTTTGTGCTAAACAGGTACATGTTCATTTACTGGAAAACTACATATATTGTGAGTTTGCTGAAGGTAGAAGTGAGAATGCAAAAAATGGAGTTCCAGGTGCAAGACATGCATAGAGAATTACAAtaatcacacacacacacaaaaaagaaatatggtttACTGGAAATAACTGAAAATGGAGCGACACTCGCATGATCAGAGGCGTCAACAACTTCATCTTATTCAGAATCGGTTCTTTGAAATCTTCACTTGTACACCACAACTTCAGTATCGGCTCAATCATATATTTAATTTACATAACACGCtataataaatttattgttTTCTGAGTGGCACAAAGGAAACTATATTTCTCTTTTTAGTATATAGCCCTATATGAAAACACACAAGTATCTAGGTTAAAGCATAAacaacaaattcaccaagtcAACAAATGAAGGTACCTTTTCTTTTCAGGCCTACATCTCATCGTTAGAAAGCAGCAACTTGCATTtgcatctatatctatactcctataaaatgtaTCTATGCATCCATTTCGGTGCAGAGAATTTGACGAATGTATAGAAGATGCCAAGGTTCGAGCTCGCACACAAAATATGGCATACAATGAAGGGAAGTATGCTTTCAGAGAGGATGCCATTATCCACGCCCTTGAAATTGAATTGTCCCGATTTCCAAACGAAGGTAATAATCTTGGAAAGGACATCTCGTATTCTCAAGTTTAGTAGCCATCTCATTTAGTTCAGTGTGTAGAGGATGCCATTATGCATGTTTTTGTTATAATTTCACCAAAATTACCTAACATGTCTGTTTTTTCAGGCGGCCAAATATTCAAAAAATGATATAGATGCAAGGGGCCTTCAGATGCAACTATGAAAACCTGTATAGAAGAAACTGTAAAGCAGTGTTCTTTAGAATGTACTTTTGACAAGAGGGTAAGCAAAACATCAGTGCGATCTTTATTATATTGTCATGCAATCCTGCCTGCTTTAGTTTTGTGTTATGGAGTTTTCCCCATGTGGACACTAACTATCCTGTAAAAGCTTCAATTTGGAGCCTTTATTTTAATAGATGTGGTAAATTGATGCTATTCAAAATATTATGGCTAAGTGACTTCCATGCATAAAAATGTCtttttagctctatttttttttaacgcTCCTAGAATGGTACATGTTCTGATTATTAAGCTTTAGACTGACAGCAAGTGTGCTTCACTATGAAAATTTTGACATGTTATCTATTGTTGCAACCATTAATTGTGAAAAGCGTAATGACTACTAAAGCATGATATATTAGAATCGGTAGGTGCATTTGGAACCCCAATTGTTGCAATATGCAAATGTCTCCTTTGACATGGATTTTCATCTCTTAAAGTGGATTTCCAATGCTTAATACTACATGTGAGAAATTTATTGCTTATTCTAATAACCACCTAGATTCTATGATACAAAGAGCAAACTTTTGGTTTGCATGTGTGTAGCACACGTGCATGGTTACTAGTGAGTAAGAAGGTTGGCTGTCATTATGCCTCTATGAATGGAGCATGCttcattttttatgaaatattttGAATATGCTCATTATGTACTTGTGATTGTAAGTAATTGGATGGGTGCATAGTGCTGGTTTCCATCGTAGTACTGGTGTTTCAACTTAAGGTTTTTTCCACATAATCTGCCAGAGTTTTGTGTGGCGCCCTATTGAGATTGTGTTGTCAACTCCATTTCTTTTCTCTTACAATTACTATGCTGCTCATGCATCAATTTCATCCCTATATGGTGTTATTTACATGGATTTCTGTCGGATGGCAGGCTAATCTATACTGAAGAGCTCACCGTAAAGCCGGAAATATTCCCCCATGGCAAACCTGAATATGAGTCCAGAAATTGCAGAGGAGCAGGATCCGAAGCGGTGGCTATAGCTCACCGAAAAGCTCAATTGTAGTTATAGTACATACCGAACAATATACCTTCTTACAAACCTTCCCAATAAGCTGTTGTGCTGTAGTATTGTAGAATCGAGCAGGTTTCCACTTGTACTGTCAGCAAGTGGATAAAATTTGCTGAGGCTACATCAGGCTGAGTGGCAGGCCTTAGCTGTATTGAACACCGAAACCAAAACGTGTCTGTGCTGATAAACTTGATGAACCAACAACTCCATCGTTCTTTCTCTTCAGTTGAGTTTCTTGTTTGATGCCAAAACACGAAATTGCGAACATGTGTATCTCTTCGATGACGAAAGCATGCAATTTGCAACGAATGCATCATGAAATCGTTCTCAAGAATACACACAAGAGAGAGGTACAGTTATACAAGGCTTGAGTTTTTTAAATACAACAGAGCTTCCATTCCTCCATAATCCTATCAGCTCCTACACCAAAAGCCATCTTCCCCGACTGCCCAAGTGTCCAGCTGCGAAACAACAAACAAGATCACAAGGCAGTGGCACATCAATCTTCCATTAATCGTCAACGAATTGATCCTTGAGGCAACAAACAATGATGCTCTGTGCATGAGCCATGGATGCTTACCTAGCCAGCAGCCATGCATGGGCATTTAGTAGTAGCCGATGTCGGCGTCGTCGACGACGAGGTCTCCGTTGATGAGCTCGCGGTAGGCGGCCACGGGCCAGATGAAGCCCCTGGGGAGGAGCCGCGTGGCGAGCTCGACGTCGATGATGATCTCCCTCATGGCGGGCTTCTTCTCCCCACGGATGGCGATGAGGTAGCTCCTGCCGACCCACCCGATCCAGCCGGCGATGTAGAGGAAGAGCAGGCCGGGGGTGATGAACTCGCCCCAGTGCCGCTGGTCGCCGCTGACAATGAGGTGCGGCAGGCCGTCGGCGCCGCAGAGCAGGCCGAACTTGCCGTAGTTCTCGAAACGGCGCTTGGTCTTCTCGATGGTAGCGTTGATGGCGAGCGCGGGGGCGGAGTCGGGCGCGTACTTCTTGAGCGACGCGTTGAGCTTCTTGAGCGAGTTCTTCTCGCGCTTGGCGAACGCCTTGGACTCCTTGCACGGGGTCAGGCCCGCGATGTCGGCGGCCGCGGGAGGAGGGGAGGTGGCCGCGGAGGAAAGAAGCACCGACGACAGCGCGAGCGCCGCCGAGAAGGTCTTGACGGACGCAGCGAGCGAGACACTGTTGCCGCCTTCGTTGCCGGAGGCGGAGCAGGACACGGAGAGGCGCGCGCGCGGGAGGCAAGGCTTGGCGGCGAAGGTGGCCGTGGAGGATGCGGCGAGGGCGGCCatctctgctgctgctgctgcgtccGGCGGGCGCGCGCGCGAGGCGTGGAAGTAAGAGAAAGAAACGAGGTTGAGATCAGGCGGGCCGGTGTAAGCGATCAGAAGGATACGGGAGGGGATAAGGGGCGCAGCGCGAGTGGGTGGGACGGGGATATGGGGGCGTGAGCTGGGCGCCGCGGATTGGCGCGGAGGAATCCGGTCTGGCCGCGTGGGCGCGGGCGGAAGAATTTGTGGGGGCTACCGGCCTGTGGCTGGGGAGAGGCTACTGTTAAAGGTATGAAGTGGTAGAATTTATATAAAACTGGTAGGTAATAgattcatatcaaaattagattCAAATGATGAATCAAACTGATAAATTAATTTTGCCTATCTGTAGTGTATGAATCCACATTTCAgtttagagaaactagtgcgaTAAAAACCTCATTTTCAAATTCATCCATCGTCACTAAAAGCATGAGATGTTTTCATTTAGGAATAATGCTCCCAGTAGGGTCATAGTCATAGAAAACTGAAAACAGCGGTATAGAAATCCCAGAGGTATAACAGGACTGTATCAAAAAGGCTCAACCGCTGgaatttgtgaaatttttagagTTCTCAAATGAATAGGGGCCACATTAGCTAGTTAGTACCTAGGTACACCACAGCTTTCTGCTTTTGATTCCAGGCTACTCATTTCATTCTGCATATGCTTTTGAACTAAAATGATTGAATCATAGTATCACTGTATGTATCTGCAAGGTTAAATCGATATTAGCATCTTCTAGAACCATATAAGAAGGGGCTACATTAATAGACAAATACAAATTTGTCTCAACCACAAGAAAGCTCAAAATGACCATTgttggacttttttttttgccccaaGAATACTCTCAACTTTTGCTTTCGTAACCACTCGGCGCGTGCCATATATGAAAAGAAAATGGCTGATTTAAGAAGCTACGCTCAATTTTTAGTTCTTAGATGAAGCATATGTAACACACTGCAATCAAActctgtaaaaaaaatattgttgctTAACCTTCagctaaaaaaatatctttCATGGATCCATTTGCATTATGTTATTTAGTCTCTCATATGTCTGTACCAAAAAATTGGATTATTACCGACCAACCCATCAGCAAATATATAGCATTAAAATAACATGAAAACTGATGGAAGACATTTTTAGCCTGGCTGGGATTCAAAATGGAAACTTAGTTAGAGCAATATTTCATTGTGCAAAGGCAACAGGTCAGAACCAACCAACATACAACATcatagggaaaaaaaaaaggcattccATTTATTTTCGTTTCTCCGGAGGGCTTTTCTTAGTCACAACAATAGCTGAAGTCTATATGCTCACTGTGCAGTGCTAATCATACAAATCTATCATATTTATGTATTACAACTTTAGTTATCCAGTTTGACTGCCTAATGGTTGAATCTAAGCTGTGCTCATACAACGTACCTACTTCAAAATCCCCATGGCAACATATATTTGCATAGGTAGTACAGAAGGATAAGGTCATATCAAAAACATTAAAAATAGTTATGTAGCTTAATAGTGTGTACTTCTATGGCTTATTTGAAGATAAAACAACAGGTTTCTACATATGTGAACATCGGCGTCTTCTTATGCCACCATCACATACATAATGAATTAGATATACTCGGAAGCAGAAGC
This region includes:
- the LOC133906292 gene encoding aspartyl protease family protein 2-like — its product is MAPLAALLLLLAASNAALAKAVEYHSLAATPLSPQAYTASASDAGEDVFGGSLAAAQEGAAASAVHFRVLHRDVFAVNATAAELFANRLRRDKRRAARISKAAANGTRGGGGGVAAPVVSGLAQGSGEYFTKIGVGTPATPALMVLDTGSDIVWLQCAPCRRCYEQSGQVFDPRRSSSYGAVDCAAPLCRGLDFGGCDLRRRSCLYQVAYGDGSVTAGDFATETLTFAGGARVARVAIGCGHDNEGLFVAAAGLLGLGRGSLSFPTQISHRYGRSFSYCLVDRTSASSKPGSRSSTVTFGSGAVGPSAAATSFTPMVKNPRMETFYYVQLIGISVGGARVPGVAESDLRLDPSTGRGGVIVDSGTSVTRLARPAYSALRDAFRAATAGLRLSPGGFSLFDTCYDLGGRKVVKVPTVSMHFAGGAEAALPPENYLIPVDSTGTFCFAFAGTDGGVSIIGNIQQQGFRVVFDGDGQRVGFAPKGC
- the LOC133906301 gene encoding photosystem I reaction center subunit III, chloroplastic-like; amino-acid sequence: MAALAASSTATFAAKPCLPRARLSVSCSASGNEGGNSVSLAASVKTFSAALALSSVLLSSAATSPPPAAADIAGLTPCKESKAFAKREKNSLKKLNASLKKYAPDSAPALAINATIEKTKRRFENYGKFGLLCGADGLPHLIVSGDQRHWGEFITPGLLFLYIAGWIGWVGRSYLIAIRGEKKPAMREIIIDVELATRLLPRGFIWPVAAYRELINGDLVVDDADIGYY